The proteins below come from a single Panicum hallii strain FIL2 chromosome 7, PHallii_v3.1, whole genome shotgun sequence genomic window:
- the LOC112900203 gene encoding ubiquitin carboxyl-terminal hydrolase 27 isoform X3, with product MPLLLALSSLLQDLSVVRDERIVLNPHGVMHALSFYVSHFNLTRQQDASEAFLHLLISLRDEFSHCYVPHRSSLADITLSHSKVYKQREGNQPECKRWKQNLFGPFDGTIGSILSCRNCSSVLSLDFQNFQCLPLSPVLNTNGDITSGCSLVDCLKYFTVVEHLDNYHCDRCWHITAAKYLSLKSEADEEKVSKLNTCVDYGTCSCRGMFSPEGIPCSSSSRATKQLIISQCPKILCIHFLRASVSLDGEPIKHQGHISFPLLLNLSPFAGGASSIGQESGPLAMNVQRDGQQALHLYRQLNMQMSLNVIPTGGNSIHVANVDVASSSSSSLQPSPSSSRSKLCGLSAVVEHYGKCGGGHYAVYRRVASNPDPEVPGQTLAGLGKRWFYISDGHVSEVSEDDVLGAEATLLFYERL from the exons ATGCCTCTTCTTCTTGCTCTAAGTTCTCTCTTGCAAG ACTTGAGCGTAGTTCGAGATGAAAGAATTGTGTTGAATCCACATGGAGTAATGCATGCTTTGAGTTTCTATGTTAGTCACTTCAATTTGACCAGACAGCAG GATGCTTCGGAAGCttttcttcatcttctgatCTCACTGCGGGATGAATTTTCCCATTGTTATGTACCACATAGGAGTTCTCTGGCAGACATCACCCTATCTCACTCTAAAGTATACAAGCAAAGGGAAGGTAACCAGCCTGAATGCAAGCGCTGGAAACAAAATCTATTTGGCCCCTTCGATGGGACAATTGGCAGCATATTGTCTTGCAGAAACTGTTCATCTGTG CTATCGTTGGACTTCCAGAATTTCCAATGCCTGCCTCTCTCACCAGTGCTTAATACAAATGGAGATATT ACCAGTGGGTGTAGTTTGGTGGATTGCCTAAAGTACTTCACTGTGGTGGAACATCTTGACAATTATCATTGTGATCGGTGTTGGCATATTACTGCTGCCAAGTATCTTTCTCTCAAATCAGAAGCTGATGAG GAAAAAGTTAGCAAACTTAACACCTGTGTCGACTATGGCACTTGCAGTTGCAGGGGCATGTTTTCCCCAGAGGGAATACCTTGTTCATCATCTTCACGAGCAACAAAGCAGTTGATTATCAGTCAGTGTCCGAAG ATTTTGTGCATTCATTTTCTACGTGCTTCAGTTAGTCTTGATGGTGAGCCCATCAAACATCAG GGACatatttcttttcctttactTCTCAATCTATCCCCATTTGCGGGAGGTGCATCAAGCATTGGGCAGGAGTCTGGACCTTTGGCAATGAACGTGCAAAGAGATGGCCAGCAAGCTCTCCATCTATACCGACAACTGAATATGCAGATGAGCTTGAATGTAATACCTACTGGAGGGAACTCGATTCACGTG GCAAATGTTGATGTGGCTAGTAGTTCATCATCATCACTGCAGCCGTCACCATCATCATCAAGGAGCAAGTTATGTGGTCTTTCAGCCGTTGTGGAACACTACGGGAAATGCGGAGGAGGGCACTATGCAGTTTACAGGAGAGTTGCATCAAATCCTGATCCTGAGGTTCCAGGGCAAACTCTTGCAGGTCTTGGCAAGCGGTGGTTTTACATTTCAGATGGTCACGTATCAGAAGTTTCAGAGGATGATGTTTTGGGTGCGGAGGCCACCCTTCTTTTCTATGAAAGATTGTAG
- the LOC112900700 gene encoding uncharacterized protein LOC112900700 yields MSQEGANLPHEAERSHDHATAPHESTPTFDGLVIVRSSSNPSSVSKLASEINNAGSKPASPAVLHAGEDNNTESKIASPAVLDAGQGNNAGSKLASPAVLHTGEFNNTESKIAIPAMLHAGEGKDNIDRPKLASPVVLHAGEGNKTRYKLAIQTVPHIDEDSNTRSMLTCPVMLYAREDDNAGSKMDGPAMLHVSVDNNAHAGFKVDSPALLYAGENDDSGSKLASQPVLHAGEDKDINAGSKLSSPVEIHAGKDNKAGSKLAIQAVPAGEDNNAWSKLSTLVLPRAGEGNNIASKLAIQAVIHADEGSNTVSKQAIQAMPHVDEDNNSRSKLVIPAGHHAGEGNNTAFKLAIPAVPHTDDDHNIESKLAKPVVPHAGEGNIAASKLAIQAAIHAGESNYVVSKLAIQAMPHVEEDNNSKSKLVSPPGHHVGEGNNTASKLAIQAVPHVGEDNNTESKLARPAVLHAGEGNNAMSKLAIQSVPQADEDNNSRSKLARPEVLNAGEDNNATSKLAIQAPPHAGEDNNAGSKLANPAAVDDGGNNTKEGKSDVARGEGAVAGGGKGKGKGVEATEMDHALHIWTERERRKKMKNMFSTLHALLPQLPEKADKSTIVGEAVTYIKSLEGTVQRLEKLKQERMRAQQAGQQQLAVGAGSSASAPAPPPAQAPATREAVLADMVQSWNAQEALMAELKAAATAVVYGAGTAFDGAAPAPAPAPAPAPAPLPPPPPLPPRAPPALQTWSAPNIVVCVAGDNAFINLCTPRHPGMLTRLFYVLERHRINVVTATVSSSPSHSMFFIQARVSPTALPPANHPHETHSRHHLGLSCDPYEVSFRCLDPQINTAAPPPPMLPENMTVEERYKLAVAEMLHAVGN; encoded by the exons ATGTCTCAGGAAGGTGCCAACTTGCCCCATGAAGCGGAGCGGAGCCATGATCACGCCACCGCCCCCCACGAGAGCACACCTACCTTTGATGGGTTGGTGATCGTGAGGTCGTCCAGCAACCCCAGCTCCGTCAGCAAGCTGGCCAGCGAGATCAACAATGCTGGGTCTAAGCCAGCCAGCCCGGCGGTGCTCCATGCCGGTGAGGACAACAACACCGAGTCCAAGATCGCCAGCCCGGCGGTACTTGATGCTGGCCAGGGAAACAACGCCGGATCCAAGCTCGCTAGTCCTGCGGTGCTCCATACCGGCGAGTTCAACAACACTGAGTCCAAGATCGCAATCCCGGCGATGCTCCATGCCGGCGAGGGCAAGGACAACATCGACAGGCCCAAGCTCGCCAGCCCGGTGGTGCTCCATGCCGGCGAGGGCAACAAAACCAGGTACAAGCTCGCCATCCAAACGGTGCCCCATATTGATGAGGATAGCAACACCAGATCCATGCTGACATGCCCTGTGATGCTCTATGCCAGAGAGGACGACAACGCCGGGTCCAAGATGGACGGCCCCGCAATGCTCCATGTCAGCGTGGACAATAACGCTCATGCCGGGTTCAAGGTCGATAGCCCAGCACTGTTGTATGCCGGTGAGAACGACGACTCCGGATCCAAGCTCGCAAGTCAGCCGGTGCTCCATGCCGGCGAGGACAAGGACATCAACGCTGGGTCGAAACTATCGAGCCCGGTGGAGATCCATGCCGGCAAGGACAACAAAGCCGGGTCCAAGCTTGCCATCCAAGCGGTGCCCGCCGGGGAGGACAACAATGCCTGGTCCAAGCTCTCCACGTTGGTGCTGCCTCGTGCTGGCGAGGGCAACAACATCGCATCCAAGCTCGCCATCCAGGCAGTGATCCATGCCGACGAGGGCAGCAACACCGTCTCCAAGCAAGCCATCCAGGCGATGCCCCATGTTGATGAGGACAACAACTCCAGATCCAAGCTCGTCATACCGGCGGGGCACCATGCCGGTGAGGGTAACAACACCGCGTTCAAGCTCGCCATCCCGGCGGTTCCCCATACGGATGACGACCACAACATCGAGTCCAAGCTCGCCAAGCCGGTGGTACCCCATGCCGGTGAGGGAAACATCGCCGCATCCAAGCTCGCCATCCAGGCGGCGATCCATGCCGGCGAGAGCAACTATGTCGTGTCCAAGCTTGCCATCCAAGCTATGCCCCATGTTGAGGAGGACAACAACTCCAAATCCAAGCTCGTCAGTCCGCCGGGGCACCATGTCGGCGAGGGTAACAACACTGCGTCCAAGCTCGCCATCCAGGCAGTGCCCCATGTCGGTGAGGACAATAACACCGAGTCTAAGCTCGCCAGGCCAGCGGTGCTCCATGCAGGCGAGGGCAACAACGCCATGTCCAAGCTCGCCATCCAGTCGGTGCCCCAGGCCGACGAGGACAACAACTCCCGGTCCAAGCTTGCAAGGCCAGAGGTGCTCAATGCGGGGGAGGACAACAACGCCACATCCAAGCTCGCCATCCAAGCACCACCCCATGCCGGCGAGGACAACAACGCCGGGTCCAAGCTTGCCAACCCAGCGGCGGTTGATGATGGTGGCAACAACACCAAGGAGGGTAAGAGCGATGTGGCCAGAGGAGAAGGCG CTGTCGCCGGCGGAGGCAAAGGAAAGGGAAAAGGTGTCGAGGCGACGGAGATGGACCACGCATTGCACATCTGGACGGAGAGggagcggaggaagaagatgaagaaCATGTTCAGCACCCTGCACGCGCTTCTCCCCCAGCTCCCCGAAAAG GCTGACAAGTCCACCATAGTGGGGGAGGCCGTGACCTACATCAAGAGTCTGGAAGGCACCGTCCAGAGGCTGGagaagctgaagcaggagcgcATGCGCGCGCAGCAGGCGGGGCAGCAGCAGCTGGCTGTGGGCGCCGGCAGCAGCGCctcggcgcccgcgccgccgccggcgcaggctccCGCGACGAGGGAAGCGGTCCTGGCGGACATGGTCCAGAGCTGGAACGCGCAGGAGGCGCTCATGGCCGAGCTCAAGGCCGCGGCGACTGCGGTGGTCTACGGGGCGGGCACCGCCTTCGACGGCGCGGCgcccgctcccgctcccgctcccgctcccgctcccgccccgctgcccccgcccccgcccctgcccccgcgcgcgccgccggcgctccAGACGTGGTCCGCGCCGAACATCGTGGTGTGCGTGGCGGGCGACAACGCGTTCATCAACCTGTGCACCCCGCGGCACCCGGGCATGCTGACCAGGCTGTTCTACGTGCTGGAGAGGCACCGCATCAACGTCGTGACCGCCACCGTCTCGTCCAGCCCGAGCCACAGCATGTTCTTCATCCAAGCGCGCGTGAGTCCAACGGCCCTTCCCCCTGCCAACCATCCTCACGAAACGCACTCACGACACCACCTGGGTTTATCTTGTGATCCTTACGAAGTCTCTTTTCGGTGCTTGGATCCGCAGATCAACACGgcggcgccgcctccgcccatGCTCCCGGAGAACATGACGGTTGAAGAGAGGTACAAGCTGGCGGTGGCCGAGATGCTGCACGCCGTCGGCAACTGA
- the LOC112900203 gene encoding ubiquitin carboxyl-terminal hydrolase 27 isoform X1 has product MGKFICDNPIVSPSEVNRHHYSLAAVAVGLGLGVAGLCKAFYSGLSIPWVSPRNLFLGSGRVYYVGGLQNLGNNCFLNVILQALASCDSFVSFLDNLLATDGLLPEEKAERMPLLLALSSLLQDLSVVRDERIVLNPHGVMHALSFYVSHFNLTRQQDASEAFLHLLISLRDEFSHCYVPHRSSLADITLSHSKVYKQREGNQPECKRWKQNLFGPFDGTIGSILSCRNCSSVLSLDFQNFQCLPLSPVLNTNGDITSGCSLVDCLKYFTVVEHLDNYHCDRCWHITAAKYLSLKSEADEEKVSKLNTCVDYGTCSCRGMFSPEGIPCSSSSRATKQLIISQCPKILCIHFLRASVSLDGEPIKHQGHISFPLLLNLSPFAGGASSIGQESGPLAMNVQRDGQQALHLYRQLNMQMSLNVIPTGGNSIHVANVDVASSSSSSLQPSPSSSRSKLCGLSAVVEHYGKCGGGHYAVYRRVASNPDPEVPGQTLAGLGKRWFYISDGHVSEVSEDDVLGAEATLLFYERL; this is encoded by the exons ATGGGGAAGTTTATATGTGACAATCCAATTGTATCTCCTAGTGAAGTAAATAGACATCACTATAGTCTTGCAGCCGTTGCTGTCGGCTTGGGACTAGGAGTTGCTGGGTTATGCAAGGCATTTTATAGTGGTTTGTCCATACCATGGGTCTCTCCGAGGAATTTatttttgggatcaggaagagTATACTATGTTGGAGGTCTACAAAATCTTGGCAACAATTGCTTTCTTAATGTCATCCTGCAG GCACTTGCCAGCTGTGATAGTTTTGTTTCCTTTCTAGATAATTTGCTTGCAACTGATGGCTTGCTACCTGAAGAAAAGGCTGAAAGAATGCCTCTTCTTCTTGCTCTAAGTTCTCTCTTGCAAG ACTTGAGCGTAGTTCGAGATGAAAGAATTGTGTTGAATCCACATGGAGTAATGCATGCTTTGAGTTTCTATGTTAGTCACTTCAATTTGACCAGACAGCAG GATGCTTCGGAAGCttttcttcatcttctgatCTCACTGCGGGATGAATTTTCCCATTGTTATGTACCACATAGGAGTTCTCTGGCAGACATCACCCTATCTCACTCTAAAGTATACAAGCAAAGGGAAGGTAACCAGCCTGAATGCAAGCGCTGGAAACAAAATCTATTTGGCCCCTTCGATGGGACAATTGGCAGCATATTGTCTTGCAGAAACTGTTCATCTGTG CTATCGTTGGACTTCCAGAATTTCCAATGCCTGCCTCTCTCACCAGTGCTTAATACAAATGGAGATATT ACCAGTGGGTGTAGTTTGGTGGATTGCCTAAAGTACTTCACTGTGGTGGAACATCTTGACAATTATCATTGTGATCGGTGTTGGCATATTACTGCTGCCAAGTATCTTTCTCTCAAATCAGAAGCTGATGAG GAAAAAGTTAGCAAACTTAACACCTGTGTCGACTATGGCACTTGCAGTTGCAGGGGCATGTTTTCCCCAGAGGGAATACCTTGTTCATCATCTTCACGAGCAACAAAGCAGTTGATTATCAGTCAGTGTCCGAAG ATTTTGTGCATTCATTTTCTACGTGCTTCAGTTAGTCTTGATGGTGAGCCCATCAAACATCAG GGACatatttcttttcctttactTCTCAATCTATCCCCATTTGCGGGAGGTGCATCAAGCATTGGGCAGGAGTCTGGACCTTTGGCAATGAACGTGCAAAGAGATGGCCAGCAAGCTCTCCATCTATACCGACAACTGAATATGCAGATGAGCTTGAATGTAATACCTACTGGAGGGAACTCGATTCACGTG GCAAATGTTGATGTGGCTAGTAGTTCATCATCATCACTGCAGCCGTCACCATCATCATCAAGGAGCAAGTTATGTGGTCTTTCAGCCGTTGTGGAACACTACGGGAAATGCGGAGGAGGGCACTATGCAGTTTACAGGAGAGTTGCATCAAATCCTGATCCTGAGGTTCCAGGGCAAACTCTTGCAGGTCTTGGCAAGCGGTGGTTTTACATTTCAGATGGTCACGTATCAGAAGTTTCAGAGGATGATGTTTTGGGTGCGGAGGCCACCCTTCTTTTCTATGAAAGATTGTAG
- the LOC112900203 gene encoding ubiquitin carboxyl-terminal hydrolase 27 isoform X2, protein MGKFICDNPIVSPSEVNRHHYSLAAVAVGLGLGVAGLCKAFYSGLSIPWVSPRNLFLGSGRVYYVGGLQNLGNNCFLNVILQALASCDSFVSFLDNLLATDGLLPEEKAERMPLLLALSSLLQDLSVVRDERIVLNPHGVMHALSFYVSHFNLTRQQDASEAFLHLLISLRDEFSHCYVPHRSSLADITLSHSKVYKQREGNQPECKRWKQNLFGPFDGTIGSILSCRNCSSVTSGCSLVDCLKYFTVVEHLDNYHCDRCWHITAAKYLSLKSEADEEKVSKLNTCVDYGTCSCRGMFSPEGIPCSSSSRATKQLIISQCPKILCIHFLRASVSLDGEPIKHQGHISFPLLLNLSPFAGGASSIGQESGPLAMNVQRDGQQALHLYRQLNMQMSLNVIPTGGNSIHVANVDVASSSSSSLQPSPSSSRSKLCGLSAVVEHYGKCGGGHYAVYRRVASNPDPEVPGQTLAGLGKRWFYISDGHVSEVSEDDVLGAEATLLFYERL, encoded by the exons ATGGGGAAGTTTATATGTGACAATCCAATTGTATCTCCTAGTGAAGTAAATAGACATCACTATAGTCTTGCAGCCGTTGCTGTCGGCTTGGGACTAGGAGTTGCTGGGTTATGCAAGGCATTTTATAGTGGTTTGTCCATACCATGGGTCTCTCCGAGGAATTTatttttgggatcaggaagagTATACTATGTTGGAGGTCTACAAAATCTTGGCAACAATTGCTTTCTTAATGTCATCCTGCAG GCACTTGCCAGCTGTGATAGTTTTGTTTCCTTTCTAGATAATTTGCTTGCAACTGATGGCTTGCTACCTGAAGAAAAGGCTGAAAGAATGCCTCTTCTTCTTGCTCTAAGTTCTCTCTTGCAAG ACTTGAGCGTAGTTCGAGATGAAAGAATTGTGTTGAATCCACATGGAGTAATGCATGCTTTGAGTTTCTATGTTAGTCACTTCAATTTGACCAGACAGCAG GATGCTTCGGAAGCttttcttcatcttctgatCTCACTGCGGGATGAATTTTCCCATTGTTATGTACCACATAGGAGTTCTCTGGCAGACATCACCCTATCTCACTCTAAAGTATACAAGCAAAGGGAAGGTAACCAGCCTGAATGCAAGCGCTGGAAACAAAATCTATTTGGCCCCTTCGATGGGACAATTGGCAGCATATTGTCTTGCAGAAACTGTTCATCTGTG ACCAGTGGGTGTAGTTTGGTGGATTGCCTAAAGTACTTCACTGTGGTGGAACATCTTGACAATTATCATTGTGATCGGTGTTGGCATATTACTGCTGCCAAGTATCTTTCTCTCAAATCAGAAGCTGATGAG GAAAAAGTTAGCAAACTTAACACCTGTGTCGACTATGGCACTTGCAGTTGCAGGGGCATGTTTTCCCCAGAGGGAATACCTTGTTCATCATCTTCACGAGCAACAAAGCAGTTGATTATCAGTCAGTGTCCGAAG ATTTTGTGCATTCATTTTCTACGTGCTTCAGTTAGTCTTGATGGTGAGCCCATCAAACATCAG GGACatatttcttttcctttactTCTCAATCTATCCCCATTTGCGGGAGGTGCATCAAGCATTGGGCAGGAGTCTGGACCTTTGGCAATGAACGTGCAAAGAGATGGCCAGCAAGCTCTCCATCTATACCGACAACTGAATATGCAGATGAGCTTGAATGTAATACCTACTGGAGGGAACTCGATTCACGTG GCAAATGTTGATGTGGCTAGTAGTTCATCATCATCACTGCAGCCGTCACCATCATCATCAAGGAGCAAGTTATGTGGTCTTTCAGCCGTTGTGGAACACTACGGGAAATGCGGAGGAGGGCACTATGCAGTTTACAGGAGAGTTGCATCAAATCCTGATCCTGAGGTTCCAGGGCAAACTCTTGCAGGTCTTGGCAAGCGGTGGTTTTACATTTCAGATGGTCACGTATCAGAAGTTTCAGAGGATGATGTTTTGGGTGCGGAGGCCACCCTTCTTTTCTATGAAAGATTGTAG